A genomic window from Sulfurospirillum diekertiae includes:
- a CDS encoding SPOR domain-containing protein encodes MENRNELSDIVLEKGDNKTVKMKRILILVAFLILVFLVALASMKVANKDQGKDTSKLILPPEPTQETQIPKDDQLFKQVPIIEENPKKESFEDMIKTLKDKEAQKQEDAKGSDVKPKETTTTTPTASTPVKEPAPAKVKEEPKKEAAKPQQMLRSTEVAPSTPSATSGSTVSPGIYVQVGAVATAPDAKQLSDIKSKGFDCKTYATVVNGNKVVKLLIGPYATSAEAENALSLIRSSVNKNAFIYRVK; translated from the coding sequence ATGGAAAATAGAAATGAATTAAGTGATATTGTCTTAGAAAAAGGAGACAATAAAACCGTTAAGATGAAACGTATCCTTATTTTGGTTGCTTTTTTGATTCTTGTATTTCTTGTCGCACTTGCAAGTATGAAAGTAGCAAACAAAGATCAAGGGAAAGACACTTCTAAACTAATTTTACCACCTGAGCCAACGCAAGAGACGCAAATTCCTAAAGATGACCAGCTCTTTAAACAAGTGCCAATTATTGAGGAAAACCCTAAAAAAGAGAGTTTTGAAGATATGATCAAAACCCTTAAAGATAAAGAAGCACAAAAACAAGAAGATGCCAAAGGGAGTGACGTTAAACCTAAAGAGACAACAACGACAACGCCTACTGCTTCGACACCTGTCAAAGAACCTGCTCCTGCAAAAGTGAAAGAAGAGCCTAAAAAAGAAGCGGCTAAACCTCAGCAAATGCTCCGTAGTACCGAAGTAGCGCCAAGTACGCCTTCTGCAACAAGCGGTAGTACGGTTTCTCCTGGTATTTATGTTCAAGTCGGTGCCGTTGCGACAGCTCCTGATGCAAAGCAACTCAGTGACATCAAATCAAAAGGATTTGATTGCAAGACATATGCAACTGTCGTCAATGGTAATAAAGTGGTTAAACTCCTTATTGGACCTTATGCAACGTCTGCTGAAGCCGAAAATGCTCTTAGCCTCATTCGTTCTAGTGTCAATAAAAACGCATTTATTTATAGGGTAAAATAA
- a CDS encoding DUF1882 domain-containing protein, protein MYNIDVSLIKMITDHYWIKRDAIVQKIDFGGRVFFDKYERIDQPLNNSIIKDHLDGKITVAHSLINNFDKVENIVFDYNGRNTERFWHRAQLLLREEGFINFTAYKSKTEGHLHLYVHKGHTTLQEGYQIAKMLSAKLSQKLPREWRMFPTQELPKEFNILALPYDLYQKERGASWSKHM, encoded by the coding sequence ATGTATAACATTGACGTCTCTCTCATCAAAATGATTACCGACCACTATTGGATCAAGCGTGACGCTATTGTCCAAAAGATCGATTTTGGAGGGAGAGTCTTTTTTGATAAATATGAGCGAATTGATCAGCCTTTGAACAACAGTATCATCAAAGATCATCTTGATGGAAAAATTACAGTTGCTCATTCACTGATTAATAACTTTGACAAAGTCGAAAATATTGTTTTTGACTATAATGGAAGAAATACCGAGCGATTTTGGCATAGGGCACAACTTTTGCTTAGAGAAGAGGGATTCATCAATTTTACTGCGTATAAAAGTAAAACAGAGGGTCATCTACATCTGTATGTTCATAAAGGTCATACTACCTTGCAAGAGGGGTATCAGATCGCTAAAATGCTTTCAGCAAAGCTCTCTCAAAAGCTTCCGCGCGAATGGAGAATGTTCCCAACGCAAGAGCTTCCAAAAGAGTTTAATATTTTGGCACTGCCTTATGACTTGTACCAAAAAGAGCGAGGCGCTTCTTGGTCGAAGCATATGTAG
- a CDS encoding serine hydroxymethyltransferase, whose amino-acid sequence MSILKTVDPVIYDLTVKELNRQCDHLEMIASENFTYPAVMEAMGSVFTNKYAEGYPGKRYYGGCEFADAVEQLAIDRVCKLFGCTYANVQPNSGSQANQGVYQALLNPFDKILGMDLSHGGHLTHGAKVSSSGKTYSSFFYGVELDGRINYDKVREIAHIVKPKIIVCGASAYPRELDFAKFREIADEVGAYLFADIAHVAGLVAGGEHPSPFPHCHVVTSTTHKTLRGPRGGIILTNDEEIAKKINSAIFPGIQGGPLVHVIAAKAVGFAENLKPEWKTYAKQVRANAKVLADVLIKRGYDIVSGGTDNHLVLVSFLNKEFSGKEADLALGRAGITVNKNTVPGETRSPFVTSGVRIGSPALTARGMKEKEFEIIANKIADVLDNINDEALHVKIKAEMKTLASNFIIYDRPTY is encoded by the coding sequence ATGAGTATTTTAAAAACTGTTGACCCTGTTATTTACGACCTAACGGTAAAAGAGTTAAATCGCCAATGTGATCATTTAGAAATGATTGCCAGTGAAAATTTCACCTATCCTGCTGTTATGGAAGCGATGGGCAGTGTTTTTACAAACAAATACGCTGAAGGTTATCCTGGTAAACGCTATTACGGTGGTTGCGAATTTGCTGATGCTGTTGAGCAACTTGCCATTGATAGAGTCTGTAAACTTTTTGGTTGTACCTATGCAAACGTTCAGCCAAACTCAGGTAGCCAAGCCAATCAAGGTGTTTACCAAGCGCTTTTGAATCCATTTGATAAAATTTTAGGTATGGATTTAAGCCACGGCGGACACTTAACACACGGTGCTAAAGTGAGTAGTTCAGGCAAAACCTATTCTAGCTTCTTTTATGGCGTTGAGCTTGATGGTCGCATCAACTATGATAAAGTAAGAGAAATTGCCCATATCGTTAAACCTAAAATAATCGTGTGTGGCGCAAGTGCCTACCCAAGAGAACTTGATTTTGCAAAATTTAGGGAAATTGCAGATGAAGTGGGTGCGTATCTTTTTGCCGATATCGCACACGTTGCTGGTTTAGTCGCAGGCGGTGAACATCCAAGTCCATTCCCTCACTGTCATGTCGTCACATCAACAACGCATAAAACGCTTCGTGGACCTCGTGGCGGTATCATTCTTACCAACGATGAAGAGATCGCTAAGAAAATCAATAGCGCGATCTTCCCAGGAATTCAAGGTGGTCCATTGGTGCATGTGATTGCAGCCAAAGCCGTTGGTTTTGCTGAAAACCTGAAACCAGAATGGAAAACATACGCAAAACAAGTACGTGCCAATGCAAAAGTTTTAGCCGATGTGCTGATTAAAAGAGGCTATGACATCGTCAGTGGTGGTACCGATAACCATCTCGTACTCGTTTCGTTTTTAAACAAAGAGTTTAGTGGTAAAGAGGCTGACTTAGCACTTGGGCGTGCAGGCATTACCGTTAATAAAAATACCGTACCAGGCGAGACACGAAGCCCATTTGTGACCAGTGGTGTTCGTATTGGATCCCCTGCGCTTACAGCACGTGGTATGAAAGAAAAAGAGTTTGAAATTATTGCCAACAAAATTGCTGATGTACTCGATAATATCAACGATGAAGCTTTACATGTAAAGATCAAAGCTGAAATGAAAACGTTAGCAAGTAACTTTATTATTTATGACAGACCAACCTATTAA